One segment of Ancylothrix sp. D3o DNA contains the following:
- a CDS encoding adenylosuccinate synthase, whose amino-acid sequence MANVVVIGAQWGDEGKGKITDLLSKSADVVVRYQGGVNAGHTVVVQNQTFKLHLIPSGILYPDTQCIIGCGTVIDPKVLIQELDQIEALGISTKNLMISQTAHVTMPYHRLIDAASEERRGNHKIGTTGRGIGPTYADKSERTGIRILDLMDSEGLRKKLEWTINYKNVILEKLYNLPPLEPQTVIEEYLQYAERLRPHVVDSSLKIYDAIQRRRNILFEGAQGTLLDLDHGTYPYVTSSNPVAGGACVGTGVGPTMIDRVIGVAKAYTTRVGEGPFPTELHGDIGELLCDRGAEFGTTTGRKRRCGWFDAVIGRYAVRINGMDCLAITKLDVLDELDEIKVCVAYEINGERCEHFPSNARLFANCQPIYETMPGWKKSTAECRSLDDLPKQALDYLKFLAELMKVPIAIVSLGASRDQTIIVEDPIHGPKRALLYADGTPVSSQG is encoded by the coding sequence TTGGCTAACGTAGTTGTAATTGGTGCCCAGTGGGGCGATGAAGGAAAAGGCAAGATTACTGATTTGCTCAGCAAATCCGCAGATGTCGTTGTACGTTACCAGGGGGGTGTGAACGCCGGCCACACGGTAGTCGTACAAAACCAAACGTTTAAACTCCACCTGATACCCTCTGGGATCTTATACCCAGACACTCAATGTATCATCGGGTGCGGGACGGTGATTGACCCGAAGGTTCTGATCCAAGAACTTGACCAAATTGAGGCGCTGGGAATTTCGACCAAAAATTTGATGATTTCCCAAACGGCTCATGTTACGATGCCCTATCACCGGCTAATTGATGCGGCTTCTGAAGAACGGCGAGGAAATCACAAAATCGGCACGACGGGTCGGGGAATTGGCCCTACTTATGCCGATAAGTCGGAACGTACAGGTATCCGGATCTTAGATTTAATGGATTCTGAGGGCTTGCGGAAAAAACTGGAATGGACGATTAATTATAAAAACGTCATTCTCGAAAAGCTCTACAATCTGCCGCCGCTTGAGCCCCAGACGGTGATTGAGGAATATCTGCAATATGCGGAACGCTTACGGCCTCATGTGGTCGATAGTTCGCTGAAAATTTATGATGCAATTCAGCGCCGGCGCAATATTTTGTTTGAAGGGGCGCAAGGTACGCTGTTAGATTTGGATCATGGGACTTATCCCTATGTAACGTCATCGAATCCGGTGGCGGGTGGTGCTTGTGTGGGTACCGGTGTCGGCCCTACTATGATAGACCGGGTGATTGGTGTGGCTAAAGCGTACACCACGCGGGTCGGCGAGGGGCCATTCCCGACAGAATTACACGGGGATATCGGCGAGTTGTTGTGTGATCGCGGTGCTGAGTTTGGCACGACGACGGGAAGAAAACGCCGCTGTGGTTGGTTTGATGCGGTGATTGGCAGGTATGCGGTTCGCATTAATGGGATGGATTGTTTGGCAATCACAAAGCTGGATGTTTTGGATGAATTAGACGAAATTAAGGTTTGTGTTGCCTATGAAATTAATGGCGAACGCTGCGAACATTTCCCCAGTAATGCTCGTTTATTTGCCAATTGTCAGCCGATTTATGAAACTATGCCTGGGTGGAAAAAATCAACGGCTGAGTGCCGGTCTTTGGATGATTTGCCAAAACAAGCTTTGGATTATTTGAAGTTTTTGGCAGAGTTGATGAAGGTGCCAATTGCGATTGTTTCTTTGGGTGCAAGTCGTGATCAAACGATTATTGTTGAAGATCCAATTCACGGGCCAAAACGTGCGCTGCTTTATGCGGATGGTACGCCGGTGAGTTCTCAGGGTTAA
- a CDS encoding 50S ribosomal protein L25/general stress protein Ctc — protein sequence MELTLECSKRPEGSKPNSLRRSGFIPAVLYGHNGTESLALTVEAKTAELLLRDASVNNTIIDLNISDIPWSGKTLLREVQSHPWKGFPYHLSFFAVSSQDSLEIELALNFVGTASGVKNDGGILDPILTQLAVRCKPDSIPESLDIDVSEMGIGDALHVNELNLPEGVTPVGELGRVVVTVVRPAGGPETPPAS from the coding sequence ATGGAACTGACTCTCGAATGCAGCAAACGGCCAGAAGGCAGTAAGCCTAATAGTCTTCGCCGCAGCGGATTTATCCCGGCGGTTTTGTACGGACACAACGGTACGGAATCTCTGGCTCTGACGGTAGAAGCTAAAACAGCAGAGTTGTTGCTGCGCGATGCAAGTGTTAATAACACGATTATTGACCTGAATATATCTGATATTCCTTGGAGTGGCAAAACTCTGTTGCGGGAAGTTCAATCTCACCCCTGGAAAGGATTCCCCTATCACCTCAGCTTTTTTGCCGTTTCTTCTCAAGATAGTCTGGAAATTGAACTGGCTTTAAACTTTGTGGGTACGGCGAGTGGTGTGAAAAATGATGGGGGAATTCTTGACCCTATTCTTACTCAGCTTGCCGTCAGATGCAAGCCTGACAGTATCCCCGAATCTCTTGATATAGATGTGTCGGAGATGGGAATCGGTGACGCTTTGCACGTTAATGAATTGAATTTGCCAGAAGGCGTTACTCCTGTTGGAGAGTTGGGTCGTGTGGTTGTTACGGTTGTCCGACCGGCCGGTGGCCCCGAAACTCCTCCTGCTTCTTAA
- a CDS encoding AAA family ATPase: MTAVNIPTLIQQMLQPAFYPHPVCDKIELIQTHVSFVLLTGDFVYKLKKPVNFGFLDYSTLEKRRHFCEQELLMNKRGAGEIYLEVLPISQSGEQYQLGGNEPVEYTLKMKQFPQEALFVNLFEQGKLSEKSLEELGEVVANFHKQCPSNDYVRTFGKASQIRQAIDENYQQTVKYIGGPQTQQQFDETKKFTDNFFEEKEDLIESRIANNWIRECHGDLHIRNIALWQDKILLFDCIEFNEPFRFVDVMFDIAYAVMDFDARNRPEFGNAYLNTYIEQTGDWEALQVLPLYLSRQSYVRAKVTSFLLDDPAVSAEEKQKASEVAGQYYKLAWQYTQPKQGKLILMSGVSGSGKSTTAKQLARRLNAIHIRSDAVRKHLAGIPLNERGGSEVYTAEMTQKTYSRLLELGTKLALAGWTVILDAKYDRQPLREAVINQAEKHQLPLQILHCTAPEKVLRERLEKRTGDIADATVDLLTSQLNAAEAFTDAEKAYVITLDTTQELMPQLEKLG; this comes from the coding sequence ATGACAGCAGTAAATATTCCTACTTTGATTCAGCAAATGTTGCAACCGGCTTTTTATCCTCATCCGGTATGTGACAAAATCGAGTTAATTCAAACTCACGTTTCTTTTGTTTTGCTCACCGGCGATTTTGTTTATAAACTCAAAAAGCCGGTTAATTTTGGCTTTCTCGATTATTCTACTTTGGAAAAACGCCGGCATTTTTGTGAGCAAGAATTGCTGATGAATAAACGCGGTGCTGGAGAAATTTATCTGGAAGTTTTACCGATTTCCCAAAGTGGTGAACAATATCAACTTGGGGGAAATGAGCCGGTAGAATACACCCTCAAAATGAAACAATTTCCCCAAGAAGCTTTATTTGTCAACTTATTTGAACAAGGCAAATTAAGCGAAAAAAGCCTAGAAGAACTCGGCGAAGTTGTGGCGAATTTCCATAAACAATGTCCGAGTAATGATTATGTCCGGACTTTTGGCAAAGCTTCGCAAATTCGGCAAGCAATTGATGAAAACTATCAGCAAACTGTCAAATATATCGGCGGGCCACAAACTCAACAACAATTTGACGAAACCAAAAAATTTACTGATAACTTCTTTGAAGAAAAAGAAGATTTAATCGAAAGTCGGATTGCAAATAATTGGATTCGGGAATGTCACGGAGATTTGCATATTCGCAATATTGCTTTGTGGCAAGATAAAATTCTTTTGTTTGACTGCATCGAATTTAATGAGCCTTTTCGGTTTGTTGATGTGATGTTTGATATTGCCTATGCGGTGATGGATTTTGATGCTAGAAACCGGCCCGAATTTGGCAATGCTTATCTCAATACTTACATTGAACAAACGGGAGACTGGGAAGCTTTACAAGTGTTGCCTTTATATTTAAGCCGGCAATCCTATGTACGCGCAAAAGTCACTTCATTTTTGTTAGATGATCCGGCAGTTTCAGCAGAAGAAAAACAAAAAGCTTCAGAAGTTGCGGGACAATACTATAAACTGGCGTGGCAATATACCCAACCCAAACAAGGTAAATTAATTTTAATGTCTGGGGTATCTGGTTCAGGAAAAAGCACCACTGCTAAACAACTTGCACGCCGCCTAAATGCGATTCATATTCGTTCTGATGCAGTGAGAAAACATCTCGCCGGTATTCCTTTAAATGAACGCGGAGGATCGGAAGTTTACACGGCAGAAATGACTCAAAAAACCTATAGCCGGTTATTAGAATTAGGGACAAAATTGGCGCTTGCTGGTTGGACAGTGATTTTAGATGCCAAATACGACCGGCAGCCATTACGAGAAGCCGTTATTAACCAAGCCGAAAAACATCAATTACCGCTGCAAATTCTCCACTGTACGGCACCGGAAAAAGTGTTGCGGGAACGTTTGGAAAAACGCACGGGTGATATTGCTGATGCAACGGTTGATTTATTAACATCTCAACTCAATGCCGCTGAAGCTTTTACGGATGCAGAGAAAGCTTATGTCATCACGTTGGATACTACTCAAGAGTTGATGCCACAATTGGAAAAACTTGGATAG
- a CDS encoding NAD(P)H-quinone oxidoreductase subunit N, translated as MNFAELAAQLNAGTIWPESIVIITLLTVMVGDLINGRSSVRWTPYAAIAGLLAAVVALYFQWDNTNNIAFLGSFNGDALSIVFRAVIALSTVVTILMSITYVEQSGTSLAEFLSILLTATVGGMFLSGADELVTIFISLEMLSISSYLLTGYMKRDPRSNEAALKYLLIGASSSAVFLYGVSLLYGMSGGETRLEAIASGIASSGAGQSLAVVIALVFAIAGISFKISAVPFHQWTPDVYEGSPTPVVAFLSVGSKAAGFALAIRLLVTAFPSVSEQWHFVFTALAILSMVLGNVVALAQSSMKRMLAYSSIAQAGFVMIGLLAGSEAGYSSMIFYLLIYLFMNLGGFTCVILFSLRTGSDLISDYSGLYQKDPLLTLALSICLLSLGGIPPLAGFFGKIYLFWAGWQAGMYGLVLLGLITSVISIYYYIRVVKMMVVKEPQEMSELVKNYPEVRWNLPGMRPLQVGLILTFVATTLAGILSNPLFTLANDSVTRTPMLQSSIVKTRPVAEVPVTSPITATKIN; from the coding sequence ATGAACTTTGCCGAACTCGCAGCGCAGCTAAACGCCGGCACCATCTGGCCAGAAAGCATCGTCATCATCACCCTACTCACCGTCATGGTAGGCGATTTGATCAACGGGCGATCTTCGGTGCGATGGACACCCTACGCCGCCATCGCCGGCCTGCTTGCAGCCGTTGTCGCCCTCTACTTCCAATGGGACAACACCAACAACATCGCCTTTTTAGGCAGTTTTAATGGCGACGCCCTCAGCATTGTCTTTCGGGCAGTAATCGCCCTCTCTACCGTCGTCACCATCTTAATGTCGATCACATACGTTGAGCAAAGCGGCACATCTTTGGCAGAGTTTCTGTCAATTTTGCTCACTGCTACTGTAGGCGGAATGTTTCTTTCTGGGGCTGATGAATTGGTGACAATTTTCATCTCCTTAGAAATGCTAAGTATCTCGTCTTATTTGCTCACCGGCTACATGAAACGTGACCCTCGTTCCAATGAAGCCGCGCTCAAATATCTGCTGATTGGCGCTTCATCTTCTGCCGTATTTCTGTATGGTGTTTCCCTGCTTTATGGAATGTCGGGCGGTGAAACTCGCCTGGAAGCTATCGCCTCCGGCATTGCCAGTTCAGGGGCCGGTCAATCTTTAGCCGTTGTGATTGCATTAGTATTTGCCATTGCCGGCATTTCTTTTAAAATTTCTGCTGTTCCCTTTCACCAGTGGACACCAGACGTTTACGAAGGTTCTCCTACACCGGTTGTTGCTTTTCTTTCTGTAGGTTCAAAAGCAGCAGGTTTTGCCCTCGCTATTCGCTTATTAGTTACGGCTTTTCCCTCTGTTTCTGAACAGTGGCATTTTGTGTTTACAGCCCTCGCTATTCTCAGTATGGTACTGGGAAATGTGGTAGCGCTGGCACAAAGTAGCATGAAACGTATGCTGGCTTATTCTTCCATTGCCCAAGCCGGTTTTGTAATGATTGGTTTATTGGCAGGAAGTGAAGCCGGTTATTCCAGCATGATTTTCTACCTCCTGATTTATTTATTTATGAACTTGGGAGGCTTTACCTGCGTAATTTTATTCTCTCTACGAACCGGCAGCGATTTAATTAGCGACTACTCTGGTTTGTATCAAAAAGATCCTCTGCTGACTTTGGCTTTAAGTATTTGCTTATTGTCTCTCGGCGGTATTCCACCCTTGGCCGGTTTCTTTGGCAAAATTTATCTTTTCTGGGCCGGTTGGCAAGCTGGAATGTATGGTTTAGTTTTGCTTGGTTTAATTACTAGCGTTATCTCCATTTACTACTACATCCGAGTAGTCAAAATGATGGTAGTAAAAGAACCGCAAGAAATGTCAGAACTCGTCAAAAACTATCCAGAAGTCCGCTGGAATTTACCAGGAATGCGCCCCTTACAAGTTGGTTTAATACTAACTTTTGTAGCGACAACATTGGCAGGGATTTTATCGAATCCGCTGTTTACTTTAGCCAATGATTCTGTTACCCGCACCCCGATGTTACAGTCATCGATTGTCAAAACAAGGCCGGTGGCAGAAGTGCCGGTGACTTCCCCCATCACCGCCACCAAAATCAATTAA
- the pdxA gene encoding 4-hydroxythreonine-4-phosphate dehydrogenase PdxA: MRPRLAVTLGDPAGIGPEVILKALAVPAIRECADITVVGSRYVLRKTLERLPEKLRIDLQQLNILDVSFGEVGEIVTGQGNVASGAASFAYMEAAIALTLAGEFDGIVTGPIAKTLWKAAGHDYPGQTELVAERSGVKRFGMLFVAKSPYTAWTLRTLLVTTHIPLCQVPAALNSDLLSLKLGLLVECLRDDFGLRGGRIVIAGLNPHSGENGQLGTEEKEFINDWLMGERRRYSEWVLEGPVPPDTMWVKPGQVWFGRGNDGADGYLALYHDQGLIPVKLMAFDRAVNTTIGLPFVRTSPDHGTAFDIAGKGVADASSMMAAIEFAAEVVKNRRGK, encoded by the coding sequence ATGCGTCCTCGTTTGGCTGTTACTCTTGGTGATCCGGCGGGTATTGGCCCGGAAGTAATTTTAAAGGCTTTGGCTGTGCCGGCAATTCGTGAATGTGCGGATATTACGGTGGTTGGCAGTCGGTATGTTTTAAGGAAAACTCTTGAGCGGTTGCCTGAGAAGTTGCGGATAGATTTGCAACAGTTGAATATTTTGGATGTGAGCTTTGGCGAGGTTGGGGAGATTGTCACCGGCCAGGGAAATGTGGCAAGCGGGGCGGCGAGTTTTGCCTATATGGAGGCGGCTATTGCTTTAACGCTGGCGGGGGAGTTTGATGGAATTGTCACCGGCCCAATTGCTAAGACGTTGTGGAAGGCGGCGGGACATGATTATCCGGGGCAAACTGAATTAGTGGCGGAGCGTTCGGGGGTTAAGCGGTTTGGGATGTTGTTTGTGGCGAAATCACCTTACACCGCATGGACGCTCCGCACTCTATTAGTTACCACACATATTCCGCTTTGTCAAGTGCCGGCTGCTTTGAATTCTGATTTATTGAGTTTGAAGCTTGGTTTGTTGGTGGAGTGTTTACGAGATGATTTTGGGTTGCGGGGTGGTCGAATTGTGATTGCTGGTTTGAATCCTCATAGTGGGGAAAATGGGCAGTTAGGAACGGAAGAAAAGGAGTTTATTAATGATTGGTTGATGGGGGAAAGAAGGCGATATTCTGAGTGGGTTTTGGAGGGGCCGGTGCCGCCGGATACAATGTGGGTGAAACCGGGTCAAGTTTGGTTTGGTAGGGGGAATGATGGGGCGGATGGTTATTTGGCTTTGTATCACGATCAAGGTTTGATTCCTGTTAAGTTGATGGCTTTTGATCGGGCGGTTAATACTACGATTGGTTTGCCTTTTGTGCGGACTTCGCCGGATCATGGGACGGCTTTTGATATTGCGGGTAAGGGTGTTGCGGATGCTTCGAGTATGATGGCGGCGATTGAGTTTGCGGCGGAGGTGGTTAAAAATAGGAGGGGGAAATAG
- the petM gene encoding cytochrome b6-f complex subunit PetM, with amino-acid sequence MAAEIFSIALFPLVLIPIGIVAGFLLLKLQGAEE; translated from the coding sequence ATGGCAGCCGAAATATTCTCAATCGCCTTATTCCCCCTCGTCCTCATCCCCATTGGCATCGTAGCCGGCTTTCTTTTATTGAAACTTCAAGGCGCGGAAGAATAA
- a CDS encoding chemotaxis protein CheB, producing MVGHDIIVIGASAGGVEALTKLVRDLPASLPAAIFIVLHLPVTAMSAMPQILNRAGKLKAIELKDKQLIKHGYIYVAPPNYHLLLRRGYIRLSQGPKENNHRPAIDPLFRTAARAYADRVVGVILSGTLDDGSAGLLAVKSRGGLAVVQNPKDALFSGMPANAIKHVENVDYVLPLSEIAAVLVELAGEEVLGREDEPVSAEMEMECDAAEFDMSIMDSDDNPGVLSNLGCPSCGGTLWEQTNGNLLRFRCRIGHAWSEDSLHAQQGEALEEALWTALRALEESASLSRRMAKRARERNQERMALNYENQAGETQERAKVIRDVLLKNKGNGPIADEGVG from the coding sequence ATGGTCGGTCACGATATTATTGTTATTGGTGCTTCTGCTGGGGGCGTGGAAGCTTTAACAAAGTTGGTTCGAGATTTACCGGCCTCTCTACCAGCGGCAATTTTTATTGTGCTGCATTTGCCGGTGACTGCGATGAGTGCGATGCCTCAAATTCTCAATCGAGCGGGAAAGCTGAAGGCTATTGAGCTAAAAGATAAGCAGTTGATTAAGCACGGATATATTTATGTGGCTCCACCGAATTATCATTTGTTGCTGAGGCGTGGTTATATCCGTCTCAGCCAAGGGCCAAAGGAAAATAACCACCGGCCTGCTATTGATCCGTTGTTTCGGACGGCGGCGCGAGCCTATGCTGATCGGGTGGTGGGGGTGATTTTGTCGGGGACGCTGGATGATGGCAGTGCTGGCTTGCTGGCTGTAAAAAGTCGGGGTGGTTTGGCGGTGGTGCAGAACCCCAAGGATGCTTTGTTTTCGGGTATGCCGGCAAATGCAATTAAGCACGTTGAGAATGTTGATTATGTTTTGCCGCTTTCGGAGATAGCTGCGGTTTTGGTGGAGTTGGCCGGTGAGGAAGTATTAGGTAGAGAAGATGAGCCGGTGTCTGCGGAAATGGAAATGGAATGTGATGCGGCGGAATTTGATATGTCGATTATGGATAGCGATGATAACCCCGGTGTGCTTTCTAATTTGGGTTGTCCGAGTTGTGGGGGCACGCTTTGGGAACAAACTAATGGCAATTTGCTGCGCTTCCGCTGTCGGATAGGTCATGCTTGGTCGGAGGATAGTTTGCACGCTCAGCAGGGGGAGGCGCTAGAGGAGGCGTTGTGGACGGCGCTGCGTGCTTTGGAGGAAAGTGCGTCTCTGTCGCGGCGGATGGCAAAGCGGGCGCGTGAACGCAACCAGGAGCGGATGGCCTTGAATTATGAAAATCAGGCAGGGGAAACGCAAGAGCGGGCCAAAGTGATTCGGGATGTCTTGCTGAAGAATAAGGGGAATGGGCCGATAGCTGATGAGGGGGTTGGTTAA
- a CDS encoding ATP-binding protein yields MTNLKSYGGKLTAVRQHITALHASVKQLPVHIDTLPEQFEAVYSLVDELNAAQEELQIQNEQLQETRSELDAERQRYRDLFEFAPDGYLVTDENGIVLEANQMAAGMLNVPQKFLPGKPLSLFIYADDRPLFRCRVTDLKLGRLNRLREWEVRLQPRDSNRIETALTVGTVCDWQGNVLSLRWLLRDITARKQAERQLAEVHLENLRLQESARLKSNFLASVSHELRTPMNAIMGFSQLLLRHFQNQPPGKQAELAERIHNNGKHLLTLINDILDFSKIEAGCQKLNLEAFNLKELVNATILELSCLAGEKNIVLEDDVKLDNAIVVNDSLRVRQILVNLLSNAIKFTERGGVRVEVSQCGIDGERLVVVIRDTGIGIAEGDFERIFEAFHQLDQGSTRRYQGTGLGLAIVRGLVILMNGKISVESTVGEGSTFRIEIPRLVQP; encoded by the coding sequence GTGACAAATCTTAAAAGCTATGGAGGTAAATTGACGGCGGTGCGCCAACACATAACGGCTCTGCACGCTTCTGTCAAGCAATTACCAGTGCATATCGATACTTTGCCAGAGCAGTTTGAAGCTGTTTACTCGCTGGTAGATGAGCTAAATGCGGCTCAAGAAGAGTTGCAAATCCAAAATGAACAGTTACAGGAAACTCGCTCGGAGTTGGATGCTGAGCGCCAGCGTTACCGAGATTTATTTGAGTTTGCGCCGGATGGCTATTTGGTGACGGATGAGAACGGTATAGTTTTGGAAGCAAACCAAATGGCTGCGGGGATGCTGAATGTGCCTCAAAAGTTTTTGCCGGGTAAACCGCTGAGTTTGTTTATTTATGCGGACGACCGGCCACTGTTTAGGTGTCGGGTTACTGATTTGAAGCTGGGCCGGCTCAACCGGTTGCGCGAGTGGGAGGTGCGTTTGCAACCGCGTGACAGTAACAGAATTGAAACGGCTTTGACAGTCGGTACGGTTTGCGACTGGCAGGGAAATGTGCTGAGTTTGCGGTGGCTGTTGCGCGATATTACTGCTCGCAAGCAGGCTGAGCGGCAATTGGCAGAGGTTCATTTGGAAAATTTGCGTTTGCAAGAGTCGGCGCGGCTGAAATCTAATTTTTTAGCGAGTGTTTCCCACGAGTTGCGAACGCCAATGAATGCAATTATGGGTTTTTCTCAATTGCTTTTGAGGCATTTTCAAAATCAACCTCCAGGCAAGCAAGCGGAATTGGCAGAGCGTATTCATAATAATGGCAAGCATTTATTAACACTAATTAATGATATTCTTGATTTTTCTAAAATTGAGGCCGGTTGTCAAAAGTTAAATTTAGAAGCTTTTAATCTCAAAGAGTTAGTAAATGCAACAATTTTAGAATTAAGCTGTTTGGCAGGGGAAAAAAATATTGTTTTAGAAGATGATGTGAAGCTGGATAATGCGATTGTTGTTAATGATAGTCTCCGGGTGCGTCAAATTTTGGTGAATTTGCTCTCGAATGCGATTAAGTTTACAGAAAGGGGAGGTGTAAGGGTTGAGGTGTCTCAATGTGGTATTGATGGTGAGCGTTTGGTGGTGGTGATTAGGGATACGGGAATTGGAATTGCTGAGGGTGATTTTGAGCGGATTTTTGAGGCTTTTCACCAGTTGGATCAAGGTTCAACTCGCCGGTATCAAGGCACTGGTTTGGGTTTGGCAATTGTCCGGGGGCTGGTAATTTTAATGAATGGCAAAATTTCTGTTGAAAGCACTGTTGGGGAAGGTTCAACTTTCCGCATCGAAATACCCCGGCTTGTGCAACCATGA
- a CDS encoding CheR family methyltransferase, giving the protein MNSAQTNPSFEALLEYLKHSRGFDFSGYKRSTLTRRVNKRMQSVEAVSYEEYVDYLEVHPDEFGQLFNTILINVTAFFRDGSAWEYIAKEIIPSIVARKALNEPIRIWSAGCASGEEAYTLAMVFAEAVGLEEFRERVKIYATDMDEEALNQARASSYEAKDLADMPEALRDKYFDLVDTRYIFHKDLRRSVIFGRHDLVQDAPISRIDLLVCRNTLMYFNAETQTKILARFHFALNQKGILFLGKAETLLTHTNYFTPVDLKSRIFSKVGNSNNIRERLLLLAQADHSENIQNLSSMMRIREAAFDTGPIPQIVVDLQGFVVLANDRAKVMFNLATRDLGSPLQDLELSYRPVELRSCIEKVYAECRPVIVRDIECPCPNGEVRYLEVQLTPLMDVNGVYLGVSITFSDVSLYKRLQQELQQSNQELEMAYEELQSTNEELETTNEELQSTVEELETTNEELQSTNEELETMNEELQSTNEELQTINDELRQRSEELNQVNVFLASILTSLRSGVAVLNREMEVVIWNDKADDLWGLRATEVYQKHFLNLDFGLPVGGLRQPIRACLNGECLNEEVIITATNRRGRSIQCKVTCTPLMEPQDKVIHGAILLMDEIDKEEPAALSSCID; this is encoded by the coding sequence ATGAATTCAGCACAAACAAACCCATCATTTGAAGCCCTACTAGAGTATCTCAAGCACAGCAGGGGCTTTGATTTTAGCGGCTACAAACGCTCGACTTTGACCCGTCGCGTCAACAAGCGAATGCAGTCAGTAGAAGCTGTTAGCTACGAGGAATATGTGGATTATTTAGAAGTACATCCCGATGAATTTGGGCAACTTTTTAATACAATTTTAATCAATGTGACGGCGTTTTTTCGAGATGGCTCCGCCTGGGAATATATAGCCAAAGAAATTATTCCTAGCATTGTTGCTCGCAAAGCATTAAACGAACCAATTCGCATCTGGAGTGCCGGTTGTGCTTCAGGGGAAGAAGCTTATACCTTGGCAATGGTTTTCGCTGAAGCGGTGGGCTTAGAGGAATTTCGGGAGCGGGTAAAAATCTACGCAACGGATATGGATGAAGAAGCTCTTAACCAAGCCAGAGCGAGCAGTTATGAAGCTAAAGATTTAGCTGATATGCCTGAAGCTTTGCGAGACAAATACTTTGACTTGGTTGATACGCGATATATTTTTCATAAAGATTTGCGGCGGTCGGTGATTTTTGGCCGGCATGATTTAGTTCAAGATGCTCCTATTTCTCGGATTGACTTGTTGGTATGCCGCAATACTTTAATGTATTTTAATGCCGAAACTCAAACAAAAATTTTGGCGAGATTTCACTTTGCCCTCAATCAAAAGGGGATTCTTTTTTTGGGCAAGGCAGAAACATTGTTGACTCATACAAATTATTTTACGCCGGTAGATTTAAAGAGCCGCATTTTTAGCAAAGTTGGAAATTCTAATAATATTCGTGAGCGTTTGTTACTTTTGGCTCAGGCAGACCATAGCGAAAATATCCAAAATTTAAGCAGTATGATGCGTATCCGCGAGGCTGCTTTTGACACTGGGCCGATTCCCCAGATTGTCGTGGATCTTCAGGGTTTTGTGGTGCTGGCAAATGACCGAGCCAAAGTGATGTTTAATTTGGCTACTAGGGATTTGGGCAGTCCTTTACAAGATTTAGAACTTTCTTACCGGCCGGTGGAGTTGCGCTCTTGCATAGAGAAAGTTTATGCCGAATGCCGGCCAGTGATTGTGCGGGATATAGAGTGTCCTTGCCCTAACGGTGAAGTGCGTTATTTAGAAGTGCAATTAACTCCGCTTATGGATGTCAACGGGGTTTACTTGGGAGTTAGTATTACTTTTAGCGATGTCAGCTTGTACAAACGCCTACAACAAGAACTGCAACAGTCGAACCAAGAATTAGAAATGGCTTATGAGGAGTTGCAATCAACAAATGAAGAATTAGAAACAACTAATGAGGAACTGCAATCAACGGTGGAAGAATTGGAAACAACTAATGAGGAATTGCAATCGACGAACGAAGAATTGGAAACGATGAATGAAGAATTGCAATCGACAAATGAGGAATTACAAACAATTAATGATGAACTGCGCCAGCGCAGTGAAGAACTTAATCAAGTGAATGTGTTTTTGGCTTCTATTCTTACCAGTCTCCGTAGTGGGGTGGCGGTGCTGAATAGGGAAATGGAAGTTGTAATCTGGAATGATAAAGCTGATGATTTGTGGGGTTTACGAGCTACCGAAGTGTATCAAAAACATTTTTTAAATTTGGATTTTGGTTTGCCGGTGGGTGGTTTGAGACAGCCGATTCGTGCCTGCTTGAATGGTGAATGTTTAAATGAGGAGGTGATAATTACTGCAACTAACCGACGGGGCCGGTCGATTCAGTGTAAAGTGACTTGCACTCCTTTGATGGAACCCCAAGACAAGGTTATACATGGGGCAATTTTATTGATGGATGAGATTGATAAAGAAGAGCCGGCAGCGCTATCATCTTGTATTGATTAA